Proteins encoded by one window of Arachis hypogaea cultivar Tifrunner chromosome 1, arahy.Tifrunner.gnm2.J5K5, whole genome shotgun sequence:
- the LOC112797866 gene encoding protein NUCLEAR FUSION DEFECTIVE 4-like, which yields MKGGSEIMLGNSRKWIIVVVTIWLQAFTGTNFDFSQYSSAMKSALNISQMQLNYLATANDMGKLFGWSSGFALMYFPLPAVMFIAAAMGFVSYGLQWLLLQGFIHLPYFLVFVVSVLGGVSICWFNTVCFVLCIRSFPVKRALALSLTVSFNGVSGALYTLAANSIDPSSPTLYLLLNALLPLLVSFAAAFFAPIMPHSPAHHDHSNSNSRDSIMFLVLNLLATLTGLYLLLFASHASAGDVASNRLFLGGAIFLLLLPLFVAYASSWSRPAVHDDDLELHKELIISCKRMLEEEQCGSAVLGRLDFWLYYVTYICGGTIGLVYSNNLGQIAESVGTSCEISTLVMVYASFSFFGRLLSALPDYIGSKLYFARTGWLCIALIPTPVAFTFMALSQTPLALPIGTALIGFSSGFIFAAAVSVTSELFGPNSVAVNHNLLITNIPIGSLVYGFLSALLYDANTNSGVCIGRQCYFWTFVCWACTAVLGLLSSLLLFFRTKHAYQLHDGFLRG from the exons ATGAAAGGAGGCAGTGAGATTATGTTGGGAAATTCTCGCAAGTGGATAATTGTGGTGGTCACCATATGGCTGCAGGCCTTCACCGGCACCAACTTCGATTTCTCGCAGTACTCCTCCGCCATGAAATCCGCCCTCAACATATCGCAGATGCAGCTCAACTACCTAGCCACCGCCAACGACATGGGCAAGCTCTTTGGCTGGTCCTCCGGCTTCGCCCTCATGTACTTCCCTCTTCCTGCCGTCATGTTCATCGCCGCCGCCATGGGCTTTGTCAGCTACGGCCTCCAGTGGCTCCTTCTCCAAGGCTTCATCCACCTCCCTTATTTTCTG GTGTTCGTTGTGAGTGTGTTAGGAGGGGTGAGCATATGTTGGTTCAACACAGTGTGCTTTGTTCTGTGCATAAGGAGCTTCCCGGTGAAGAGAGCACTGGCACTGTCCCTCACTGTAAGCTTCAATGGTGTGAGCGGGGCACTCTACACGCTGGCCGCCAATTCAATAGACCCTTCATCTCCTACTCTCTATCTGCTTCTCAATGCCCTTCTTCCCCTTCTCGTCTCCTTCGCCGCCGCCTTCTTCGCCCCAATTATGCCCCACTCTCCTGCTCATCATGATCACTCTAACAGTAACAGTCGCGACTCCATCATGTTCCTGGTACTCAACTTGCTGGCCACTCTCACTGGCCTCTACCTCCTCCTATTTGCCTCCCATGCATCCGCGGGGGATGTGGCATCCAACAGGCTCTTCTTGGGGGGCGccattttccttcttctcttgccCTTATTCGTTGCTTATGCCAGCTCGTGGTCTCGTCCAGCAGTTCATGATGACGACCTCGAGCTGCATAAGGAACTCATCATTAGCTGCAAGAGGATGCTGGAAGAAGAGCAGTGTGGCAGCGCCGTTCTTGGAAGGCTGGATTTCTGGCTCTACTACGTTACCTACATTTGCGGAGGAACTATTGGGCTTGTGTATAGCAATAACCTGGGACAGATTGCGGAGTCAGTGGGCACGAGTTGTGAGATTTCTACACTTGTGATGGTGTATGCCTCCTTTTCCTTCTTCGGTCGCTTGCTTTCGGCTCTACCCGACTATATTGGTAGCAAATTGTACTTTGCAAGGACTGGTTGGCTATGCATTGCACTAATACCCACCCcggttgcattcacattcatggCGCTATCACAAACTCCCCTCGCACTCCCCATAGGCACGGCGTTGATAGGCTTCAGTTCCGGATTCATATTCGCTGCTGCCGTCTCTGTCACGTCGGAACTCTTTGGTCCCAACAGTGTTGCCGTCAATCACAACCTTCTCATAACAAACATCCCAATTGGATCCCTGGTCTACGGCTTCCTGTCCGCCTTACTCTACGACGCCAACACAAATTCCGGCGTGTGCATTGGCAGGCAGTGCTACTTCTGGACTTTTGTGTGCTGGGCTTGCACGGCTGTCCTCGGACTGCTTTCTAGTCTCCTCCTGTTCTTCAGAACCAAACATGCATACCAATTACATGATGGTTTTTTAAGAGGATGA